A portion of the Cryptomeria japonica chromosome 5, Sugi_1.0, whole genome shotgun sequence genome contains these proteins:
- the LOC131041138 gene encoding ubiquitin-conjugating enzyme E2 6-like, producing the protein MATPDLENLMEEEFVRLRECPPPNFIVRRLQNYKREWHFLLLGESSFLSTSGNFHGNILLPPDYPNSPPQAINVYTPMDPPIVDMEDSSVYSYLQTWDPNTCSVYVLLVKLSEWITENARQREAYKPAHARTKATQYLQTLNYNSENPVFKELFPEYADIYKAEIEKRKRLGIEQYCLPFEQKRKRDYSLYSLIIVLILTLFLIIMYFVSLARVTFFT; encoded by the exons ATGGCTACTCCAGATCTGGAAAATCttatggaagaagaatttgttCGTCTGAGAGAATGCCCACCACCAAACTTCATAGTACGTCGCCTCCAAAATTATAAAAGAGAATGGCATTTTCTTCTCCTGGGcgagtcttcatttctgtcaacctCCGGCAATTTCCATGGCAACATTCTCCTTCCTCCAGATTATCCAAACAGTCCTCCACAAGCCATCAATGTCTACACACCCATGGATCCTCCAATAGTAGAtatggaggattcttcagtttacAGTTATTTGCAGACATGGGATCCAAATACTTGCTCTGTCTATGTTCTTCTGGTAAAGCTTTCTGAGTGGATTACTGAGAATGCAAGGCAAAGGGAAGCTTATAAACCAGCACATGCACGGACAAAAGCTACCCAATATCTTCAAACTTTGAATTACAACTCTGAGAACCCTGTTTTCAAAGAACTGTTTCCTGAGTATGCTGATATATACAAAGCAGAAATAGAGAAGAGAAAAAGGTTGGGGATAGAACAGTACTGTTTACCATTTGAGCAGAAGAGAAAGAGAGACTATTCGTTATACTCGCTTATCATAGTTCTTATTCTCACACTTTTTCTAATAATTATG TATTTTGTGAGTTTGGCTCGAGTTACATTTTTCACTTGA